In a single window of the Metopolophium dirhodum isolate CAU chromosome 2, ASM1992520v1, whole genome shotgun sequence genome:
- the LOC132938732 gene encoding uncharacterized protein LOC132938732, with the protein MSYRTIASTDSENEHFSESIDIRPSFSKTKPGSKRSAEKTSVKKPMKKKQNKMNASYRDNISERLRSEDFDVEVFNSLTFRQGDGVVTIKTPFEEKGKDLWVLSHYKVTNIENVPVKDRWKFSEATVRLYTTDESKDQTLHTGLNETMQIIFDKLLTDPKRQTIKSKTVV; encoded by the exons atgtcgtacCGTACAATTGCTTCAACTGATTCAGAG aatgaacattttagcgaatcaattgatataagaccgtctttttcaaaaacaaaacctgGATCAAAACGTTCTGCAGAAAAAACAAGTGTtaaaaaacctatgaaaaagaagcagaataaaatg aatgcatCATACAGAGATAATATCAGCGAACGCTTGAGATCAGAagattttgatgttgaagtatttaattCACTAACATTTAGACAAGGAGATGGCGTTGTGACAATAAAGACGCCTTTTGAAGAAAAAGGAAAGGATCTTTGGGTGCTAAGTCATTATAAGGTTACTAACATCGAGAATGTGCCAGTAAAGGACAg atGGAAGTTCAGTGAAGCTACTGTTAGATTGTACACGACCGACGAATCAAAAGATCAAACACTTCATACTGGTCTTAATGAGacaatgcaaattatatttgataaattactaacCGATCCAAAGCGTCAAACTATTAAAAGCAAGAcggttgtttga